The following proteins come from a genomic window of Citrobacter europaeus:
- a CDS encoding DUF1889 family protein: MVNFKDKSMPTAIEKALDFIGGMNTSASVPHSMDESTAKGILKYLHDLGVPASPEAVMARGEQEGWNPEFTKKVAGWAEKVASGNRILIKNPEYFSTYMQEQLKELV; this comes from the coding sequence GTGGTTAATTTTAAGGATAAGAGCATGCCAACAGCAATTGAGAAAGCATTGGATTTTATTGGTGGTATGAACACTTCGGCGTCAGTACCCCATTCAATGGACGAAAGTACCGCTAAGGGAATCTTAAAGTATTTGCATGACTTAGGTGTGCCAGCGAGTCCGGAAGCTGTAATGGCACGAGGTGAGCAGGAGGGATGGAATCCCGAGTTCACGAAAAAAGTGGCCGGATGGGCAGAAAAAGTCGCCTCCGGTAACCGCATCCTTATCAAGAATCCAGAGTATTTTTCAACCTATATGCAGGAGCAGCTCAAAGAGCTAGTGTGA
- a CDS encoding cob(I)yrinic acid a,c-diamide adenosyltransferase, translating to MYRIYTRTGDKGTTALFGGSRVDKDDIRVEAYGTVDELISQLGVCYASTHQAELRQELHAMQKMLFVLGAELASDEKGLTRLKQRIGEEDVQALEQLIDRNMAQSGPLKEFVIPGKNLASAQLHVARTLTRRLERVLIAMSRTLTLRDEPRRYINRLSDALFSMARIEETTPDVCA from the coding sequence ATGTACCGCATCTATACCCGAACCGGCGATAAAGGCACGACCGCGCTATTTGGCGGCAGTCGTGTCGACAAAGACGACATCCGCGTTGAGGCCTATGGTACGGTGGATGAACTGATTTCCCAGCTAGGCGTCTGCTATGCCAGCACGCACCAGGCCGAACTACGCCAGGAGCTGCACGCCATGCAGAAGATGCTGTTTGTACTGGGTGCGGAACTCGCCAGCGATGAGAAAGGACTGACTCGCTTAAAACAGCGTATTGGCGAAGAGGATGTTCAGGCGCTGGAGCAGCTAATTGACCGTAATATGGCGCAAAGCGGCCCGCTCAAAGAGTTTGTTATTCCGGGGAAAAATCTCGCATCGGCACAGCTACACGTTGCGCGAACCCTGACGCGTCGGCTGGAGCGGGTCCTCATCGCGATGAGCAGAACGCTGACGTTACGCGATGAACCCAGGCGTTATATCAACCGACTGTCGGATGCGCTGTTCTCGATGGCGAGAATTGAAGAAACTACTCCAGATGTTTGCGCTTAA
- a CDS encoding glycerol dehydratase reactivase beta/small subunit family protein, with translation MSLSSPGVHLFYHSRWQESRVLDELCWGLEEQGVPCRTICCDEHDCALALSKLAAKSSTLRVGLGLNASGDIALTHAQLPEDRALVRGHTHAGAAQLRTLGANAGQLVKVLPFSEIK, from the coding sequence ATGTCACTTTCATCACCGGGCGTACATCTGTTTTATCACTCACGCTGGCAGGAGTCTCGCGTGCTTGATGAGCTGTGCTGGGGATTGGAAGAGCAAGGCGTCCCTTGCCGGACAATCTGTTGCGACGAGCATGACTGCGCGCTGGCCCTCAGCAAGCTGGCGGCTAAAAGCTCAACGCTACGCGTGGGTCTTGGGCTCAACGCCAGCGGCGATATTGCCTTAACCCATGCTCAGTTGCCCGAAGATCGGGCACTGGTCCGTGGGCATACTCACGCCGGGGCTGCCCAGCTCCGCACGCTCGGTGCCAATGCCGGTCAACTGGTTAAAGTTCTTCCCTTCAGCGAGATAAAATAA
- a CDS encoding diol dehydratase small subunit → MNDNIMTAQDYPLATRCPEKIQTPGGKPLTDITLENVLAGRVGPQDVRISQQTLEYQAQIAEQMQRHAVARNFRRAAELIAIPDARILEIYNALRPFRSSFAELQAIADELEHTWHATVNAGFVRESAEIYQQRNKLRKGSQ, encoded by the coding sequence ATGAACGACAACATCATGACCGCGCAGGATTACCCATTAGCGACCCGCTGCCCGGAGAAAATCCAGACTCCTGGCGGTAAGCCGCTAACCGACATTACCCTTGAGAATGTGCTGGCGGGCCGCGTAGGACCGCAGGATGTGCGGATTTCTCAGCAAACGCTGGAGTACCAGGCGCAGATTGCCGAACAGATGCAGCGTCATGCCGTGGCGCGCAATTTCCGTCGCGCGGCAGAGCTGATTGCGATCCCGGATGCCCGCATTCTGGAGATCTACAACGCGCTACGTCCGTTTCGTTCTTCGTTCGCTGAGCTGCAGGCTATTGCCGATGAACTGGAGCATACCTGGCACGCTACGGTGAACGCCGGGTTTGTCCGCGAGTCGGCAGAGATATATCAGCAGAGAAACAAGCTGCGTAAAGGTAGCCAGTGA
- a CDS encoding propanediol/glycerol family dehydratase medium subunit: protein MEYTTERKPVFTLQVSEGEAAKADERVDEVVIGVGPAFDKYQHKTLIDMPHNAILKELVAGIEEEGLHARVVRVLRTSDVSFMAWDAANLSGSGIGIGIQSKGTTVIHQRDLLPLSNLELFSQAPLLTLETYRQIGKNAARYARKESPSPVPVVNDQMVRPKFMAKAALFHIKETKHVVQDAAPVTLHIALVRE, encoded by the coding sequence GTGGAATACACAACTGAACGTAAGCCGGTTTTCACCTTGCAGGTAAGCGAAGGCGAGGCGGCTAAAGCGGACGAACGCGTGGATGAGGTGGTGATTGGCGTCGGCCCGGCCTTTGATAAGTATCAGCATAAAACCCTGATTGATATGCCGCACAACGCGATTTTGAAAGAGCTGGTTGCCGGAATTGAAGAAGAGGGACTGCATGCGCGAGTGGTGAGAGTGCTGCGCACCTCGGATGTTTCTTTTATGGCATGGGATGCGGCAAATCTCAGCGGTTCAGGCATCGGGATTGGTATCCAGTCGAAAGGAACCACGGTGATTCATCAGCGCGATCTGCTGCCGCTGAGCAACCTCGAGCTGTTCTCTCAGGCTCCGCTGCTGACGCTGGAAACCTATCGCCAGATTGGTAAAAACGCCGCGCGCTATGCGCGTAAAGAGTCGCCTTCGCCGGTGCCGGTGGTCAATGACCAGATGGTGCGGCCCAAATTTATGGCCAAGGCCGCGCTGTTTCATATCAAAGAAACCAAACACGTGGTGCAGGATGCTGCGCCCGTCACGCTGCATATTGCACTGGTAAGGGAATGA
- the dhaT gene encoding 1,3-propanediol dehydrogenase, which translates to MSYRMFDYLVPNVNFFGPNAISVVGERCKLLGGKKALLVTDKGLRAIKDGAVDKTLAHLREAGIDVVVFDGVEPNPKDTNVRDGLDVFRKEHCDIIVTVGGGSPHDCGKGIGIAATHEGDLYSYAGIETLTNPLPPIVAVNTTAGTASEVTRHCVLTNTKTKVKFVIVSWRNLPSVSINDPLLMLGKPAPLTAATGMDALTHAVEAYISKDANPVTDAAAIQAIRLIARNLRQAVALGSNLKARENMAYASLLAGMAFNNANLGYVHAMAHQLGGLYDMPHGVANAVLLPHVARYNLIANPEKFADIAEFMGENTDGLSTMDAAELAIHAIARLSADIGIPQHLRDLGVKEADFPYMAEMALKDGNAFSNPRKGNEKEIAEIFRQAF; encoded by the coding sequence ATGAGCTATCGTATGTTTGATTACCTGGTGCCAAATGTGAACTTCTTTGGCCCCAATGCTATTTCCGTTGTTGGCGAACGCTGCAAACTGTTAGGCGGTAAAAAAGCGCTACTGGTTACTGATAAAGGTCTGCGGGCTATTAAAGACGGTGCAGTAGATAAAACCCTCGCCCATCTGCGTGAGGCCGGTATTGACGTGGTGGTTTTTGACGGCGTTGAACCGAATCCCAAAGACACCAACGTGCGTGACGGTCTGGACGTCTTTCGCAAAGAGCATTGCGATATCATCGTTACCGTCGGCGGCGGTAGTCCACATGACTGCGGTAAAGGCATCGGTATCGCGGCGACCCACGAAGGCGATCTCTATAGCTATGCCGGGATTGAAACTCTGACCAATCCACTGCCGCCGATCGTCGCGGTGAATACCACTGCCGGTACCGCCAGCGAGGTCACCCGCCACTGTGTGCTGACCAATACCAAAACCAAAGTGAAGTTTGTGATTGTCAGCTGGCGCAACCTGCCGTCGGTCTCCATTAACGATCCGCTGCTGATGCTCGGCAAACCCGCCCCGCTGACCGCAGCGACCGGGATGGACGCCCTGACCCACGCCGTGGAAGCCTATATTTCCAAAGATGCCAACCCGGTTACCGACGCCGCCGCTATCCAGGCTATTCGTCTCATCGCGCGTAACTTGCGCCAGGCCGTAGCACTGGGCAGCAACCTGAAAGCACGCGAAAACATGGCCTACGCCTCTTTGTTGGCCGGCATGGCCTTTAACAACGCCAACCTTGGCTACGTTCACGCGATGGCGCATCAGCTTGGCGGTCTGTACGACATGCCGCACGGCGTGGCGAATGCCGTACTGCTGCCGCACGTGGCGCGCTATAACCTGATCGCTAACCCGGAAAAATTTGCCGATATCGCAGAATTTATGGGCGAAAACACTGACGGCCTTTCCACCATGGATGCCGCCGAACTGGCCATTCACGCCATTGCCCGTCTCTCCGCCGACATCGGTATTCCGCAGCATCTGCGCGACCTGGGCGTCAAAGAAGCCGATTTCCCGTACATGGCGGAAATGGCGCTGAAAGACGGCAACGCCTTCTCTAACCCGCGCAAAGGGAACGAGAAAGAAATCGCCGAGATCTTCCGTCAGGCATTCTGA
- the dhaR gene encoding PTS-dependent dihydroxyacetone kinase operon transcriptional regulator DhaR has product MTAHTHSIGKEVSSVIAQSWHRCSKFMQRETWQAPHQAQGLTFESICRRKTALLTIAQAALEDAWEFMDGRPCALLILDESACILSRCGDPQTVEQLAELGFRDGSYCAESIIGSCALSLATMPGQPTKTSGDQHFKQALHPWSFCSTPVFDNHGRLFGSISLCCLVEHECVSDLSLTLAIAREVGNSLLTDSLLAESNRHLNQMYGLLESMDDGVMAWNEQGVLQFLNARAALLLHLDAQASQGKNIHDLLNLPMLLRRAIKHARGLNHVEVTFESQHQFVDAVITLKPIVEEQGNSFILLLHPVEQMRQLMTSQLGKVSHTFEQMSTDDPETRRLIHFGRQAARGSFPILLCGEEGVGKELLSQAIHNESERASGPYIAVNCQLYANSVLGQDFMGSAPTDDENGRLSRLELANGGTLFLEKIEYLAPELQSALLQVIKQGVLTRLDARRLIPVDVKVIATTTVDLANLVEQNRFSRQLYYALHSFEIVIPPLRARRNSIPSLIYTRLNSLKKRFSSSLKIDDDALAQLVAYSWPGNDFELNSIIENIAISSDNGHIRLSNLPDYLFAERPGLETASSLLPASLTFTAIEKEAIIHAARVTSGRVQEMSQLLNIGRTTLWRKMKQYDIDASQFKRKHLE; this is encoded by the coding sequence ATGACGGCGCACACGCATAGCATCGGGAAGGAAGTCTCTTCGGTCATTGCCCAGTCATGGCATCGTTGCAGCAAGTTTATGCAGCGGGAAACCTGGCAGGCGCCGCATCAGGCGCAAGGGCTGACCTTTGAGTCGATTTGTCGTCGCAAGACGGCGCTGCTGACGATTGCCCAGGCCGCGCTGGAAGATGCCTGGGAGTTTATGGATGGCCGTCCGTGCGCGCTGCTGATTCTGGATGAGTCAGCCTGTATTCTCAGCCGTTGCGGCGATCCGCAGACGGTTGAACAGCTGGCGGAGCTTGGGTTTCGCGACGGCAGTTACTGTGCCGAAAGCATTATTGGCAGCTGTGCGCTTTCTCTGGCGACGATGCCGGGGCAGCCGACAAAAACTTCTGGCGATCAGCACTTTAAACAGGCGCTGCATCCCTGGTCGTTCTGCTCGACGCCGGTCTTCGATAACCATGGTCGACTGTTCGGCTCCATCTCGCTGTGCTGTCTGGTGGAGCATGAGTGCGTTTCTGATTTATCCCTGACGCTGGCGATTGCCAGAGAAGTCGGCAACTCTTTGCTGACCGACAGCCTGCTGGCTGAATCTAATCGACATTTGAACCAGATGTACGGCCTGCTGGAGAGCATGGATGATGGCGTAATGGCCTGGAACGAACAGGGCGTTTTGCAGTTCCTCAATGCGCGCGCGGCGCTGCTTTTGCATCTTGACGCGCAGGCCAGTCAGGGGAAAAACATTCACGACCTGCTCAATCTACCCATGCTGCTGCGCCGGGCGATCAAACATGCCCGCGGTCTGAACCACGTTGAAGTCACTTTTGAAAGCCAGCATCAATTTGTTGATGCCGTCATTACCCTGAAACCGATTGTTGAGGAGCAGGGCAACAGCTTTATCCTGCTGCTGCATCCGGTGGAGCAAATGCGCCAGTTGATGACCAGCCAGCTCGGCAAGGTGAGCCACACCTTTGAGCAGATGTCGACAGACGATCCTGAAACCCGCCGCTTGATCCATTTTGGGCGCCAGGCGGCGAGAGGAAGTTTCCCGATCCTGCTGTGTGGAGAAGAGGGGGTTGGTAAAGAGCTGCTGAGTCAGGCTATTCACAACGAAAGCGAGCGTGCCAGCGGACCATATATTGCCGTGAACTGTCAGTTGTATGCCAACAGCGTGCTGGGGCAGGATTTTATGGGCAGCGCGCCCACCGATGATGAAAACGGTCGGCTGAGCCGTCTTGAACTGGCGAACGGCGGCACGCTGTTTCTGGAAAAAATTGAATATCTGGCGCCGGAGCTGCAATCCGCGTTGTTACAGGTGATTAAGCAGGGGGTACTCACCCGCCTGGATGCCCGCCGGCTGATCCCGGTGGATGTCAAAGTGATCGCCACCACCACGGTTGATCTCGCCAATCTGGTGGAGCAGAACCGCTTTAGCCGCCAGCTGTATTATGCGCTGCACTCTTTTGAGATAGTGATCCCACCGCTGCGGGCGCGGCGTAACAGTATTCCCTCGCTGATTTATACGCGGCTGAACAGCCTGAAAAAACGCTTTTCATCCAGTCTGAAGATCGACGACGACGCGCTGGCACAGCTGGTGGCCTATTCGTGGCCGGGCAATGACTTTGAATTGAACAGTATTATCGAAAACATCGCCATCAGCAGTGATAACGGCCATATTCGGCTGAGCAATCTACCGGATTATCTGTTTGCCGAACGTCCGGGTCTGGAGACGGCGTCTTCACTGCTGCCTGCCAGCCTGACGTTTACCGCTATCGAAAAAGAGGCGATTATCCATGCCGCTCGCGTCACCAGTGGGCGCGTGCAGGAGATGTCGCAGCTGCTGAACATTGGTCGCACCACCCTGTGGCGCAAGATGAAGCAATACGACATTGATGCCAGCCAGTTTAAGCGCAAACATCTGGAGTAG
- a CDS encoding propanediol/glycerol family dehydratase large subunit yields MRRSKRFEVLAKRPVNQDGLIGEWPEEGLIAMESPYDPASSVKVEKGRIVELDGKSRAEFDMIDRFIADYAINVAEVERAMQLDALEIARMLVDIHVSREEIIAITTAITPAKAVEVMAQMNVVEMMMALQKMRARRTPSNQCHVTNLKDNPVQIAADAAEAGIRGFSEQETTVGIARYAPFNALALLVGSQCGRPGVLTQCSVEEATELELGMRGLTSYAETVSVYGTESVFTDGDDTPWSKAFLASAYASRGLKMRYTSGTGSEALMGYSESKSMLYLESRCIFITKGAGVQGLQNGAVSCIGMTGAVPSGIRAVLAENLIASMLDLEVASANDQTFSHSDIRRTARTLMQMLPGTDFIFSGYSAVPNYDNMFAGSNFDAEDFDDYNILQRDLMVDGGLRPVTEEETIAIRNKAARAIQAVFRELGLPLISDEEVEAATYAHGSKDMPARNVVEDLAAVEEMMKRNITGLDIVSALSCSGFEDIASNILNMLRQRITGDYLQTSAILDRQFDVVSAVNDINDYQGPGTGYRISAERWAEIKNIAGVVQPGSIE; encoded by the coding sequence ATGAGAAGATCAAAACGATTCGAAGTGCTTGCGAAGCGCCCTGTAAATCAGGATGGCCTGATTGGCGAATGGCCTGAAGAGGGGCTGATCGCCATGGAAAGCCCCTACGATCCGGCTTCGTCGGTGAAGGTGGAAAAGGGTCGTATTGTTGAGCTGGACGGCAAAAGTCGCGCCGAGTTCGACATGATTGACCGTTTCATTGCCGACTACGCCATTAACGTGGCCGAGGTAGAGCGCGCCATGCAGCTCGACGCGCTGGAGATCGCCAGAATGCTGGTGGATATCCACGTCAGCCGGGAAGAGATAATTGCCATTACCACTGCTATCACCCCAGCGAAAGCGGTGGAGGTAATGGCGCAAATGAACGTGGTGGAGATGATGATGGCGCTGCAAAAAATGCGCGCCAGACGAACGCCCTCTAATCAGTGCCACGTGACCAACCTGAAAGATAACCCGGTACAGATTGCTGCCGACGCGGCTGAAGCGGGGATCCGTGGCTTTTCCGAGCAGGAAACGACGGTCGGGATCGCCCGCTACGCGCCGTTTAACGCCCTGGCGCTGCTGGTGGGTTCCCAGTGTGGTCGCCCCGGTGTGCTGACGCAATGTTCTGTTGAAGAGGCCACTGAGCTGGAGCTGGGAATGCGCGGGCTAACCAGCTACGCCGAAACGGTGTCGGTCTATGGCACAGAATCGGTGTTTACCGATGGCGATGACACGCCGTGGTCCAAAGCGTTTCTCGCCTCGGCTTATGCGTCGCGTGGCCTGAAAATGCGCTACACCTCCGGCACCGGCTCGGAAGCGCTGATGGGCTACTCCGAAAGTAAATCGATGCTTTATCTGGAGTCGCGCTGCATTTTTATCACCAAAGGCGCGGGCGTACAGGGGCTGCAAAACGGCGCGGTCAGCTGTATCGGCATGACCGGCGCTGTGCCGTCGGGGATCCGCGCGGTGCTGGCGGAAAACCTGATTGCCTCAATGCTCGACCTTGAAGTGGCCTCCGCCAATGATCAGACCTTTTCCCACTCCGATATTCGCCGAACTGCCCGCACTCTGATGCAGATGCTGCCGGGCACCGACTTTATTTTCTCCGGTTACAGCGCGGTACCCAACTACGACAACATGTTTGCCGGGTCGAACTTCGACGCTGAAGATTTCGATGATTACAACATTCTGCAACGCGATCTGATGGTTGACGGCGGTCTGCGTCCGGTGACTGAAGAAGAAACCATCGCCATTCGCAATAAGGCCGCACGCGCCATTCAGGCGGTGTTCCGCGAACTGGGCCTGCCGCTGATTAGCGATGAGGAAGTGGAGGCTGCCACTTATGCTCACGGCAGCAAAGATATGCCCGCGCGCAATGTGGTGGAGGATCTGGCGGCCGTGGAAGAGATGATGAAGCGCAATATCACCGGGCTGGATATTGTCAGCGCGTTGAGTTGCAGCGGCTTCGAAGATATCGCCAGCAATATCCTCAACATGCTGAGGCAGCGCATCACCGGGGATTATCTGCAAACGTCGGCAATTTTGGATCGCCAGTTCGATGTCGTCAGCGCCGTCAATGACATTAACGATTATCAGGGACCCGGTACCGGCTATCGCATCAGTGCCGAACGCTGGGCGGAAATTAAAAATATTGCGGGCGTGGTTCAGCCCGGCTCGATCGAATAA
- a CDS encoding diol dehydratase reactivase subunit alpha — protein sequence MPLIAGIDIGNATTEVALAQHGHFIASGIVATTGMKGTRDNIAGVVASLQQALNSTPWSLQDVAKICINEAAPVIGDVAMETITETIITESTMIGHNPQTPGGVGVGMGTTIAVEKLAALSEDRFAEGWIPLVGEEMDFLEAVWLINAALDRGINVVAAILKKDDGVLVNNRLRRPMPVVDEVTLLEKVPEGVLAAVEVAAAGQVVRVLSNPYGIATFFALTPEETQTIVPIARALIGNRSAVVLKTPQGDVRSRVIPAGKIFIRGEKRGGEADVAQGAQAIMQAISACAPVCDIRGEAGTHAGGMLERVRKVMASLTGHDMNTVHIQDLLAVDTFIPRKVQGGIAGECSMENAVGIAAMVKSDRLQMQAIASELSARLNTPVEVGGVEANMAVAGALTTPGCAAPLAILDLGAGSTDAAIINSDGVVRAVHLAGAGNMVSLLIQTELGLNDAFLAEEIKKYPLAKVESLFSIRHENGAVEFFREPLSPTVFAKVVYLKEGELIPVDNLTSLEKIRLVRRQAKEKVFVTNCLRALLQVSPSGSIRDIAFVVLVGGSSLDFEIPQMITDALAHYGVVAGQGNIRGSEGPRNAVATGLVLAGIAN from the coding sequence ATGCCGTTAATTGCAGGGATCGATATCGGCAACGCCACCACCGAAGTGGCGTTGGCACAGCATGGGCATTTTATCGCCAGCGGGATTGTCGCCACCACGGGCATGAAAGGCACGCGGGACAATATTGCCGGGGTGGTGGCTTCTCTGCAGCAGGCTCTGAATAGCACCCCGTGGTCGCTTCAGGATGTGGCGAAAATCTGCATCAACGAGGCCGCGCCGGTGATTGGCGATGTGGCGATGGAAACCATCACTGAAACCATCATTACTGAATCGACAATGATTGGCCATAACCCGCAAACGCCCGGCGGCGTTGGCGTGGGAATGGGGACCACTATCGCCGTGGAGAAGCTGGCGGCGTTAAGCGAGGATCGGTTTGCCGAGGGCTGGATCCCGCTGGTAGGCGAGGAAATGGATTTTCTCGAGGCGGTCTGGCTTATCAATGCGGCGCTGGATCGCGGCATCAACGTGGTGGCGGCGATCCTGAAAAAGGATGATGGCGTGCTGGTGAACAATCGCCTGCGTCGGCCAATGCCGGTGGTTGATGAAGTCACCTTACTTGAGAAGGTGCCGGAAGGGGTGCTGGCGGCGGTGGAAGTGGCGGCCGCCGGGCAGGTGGTGCGGGTATTGTCGAATCCTTACGGCATCGCGACCTTCTTTGCCCTGACGCCCGAGGAAACGCAAACTATCGTCCCCATCGCCAGAGCGCTAATCGGCAACCGTTCCGCCGTGGTGCTGAAAACCCCGCAGGGTGATGTGCGATCAAGGGTGATCCCGGCGGGCAAGATCTTTATCCGTGGTGAAAAGCGTGGCGGCGAAGCCGACGTAGCGCAAGGCGCGCAGGCCATTATGCAGGCGATAAGCGCCTGTGCGCCCGTGTGCGATATTCGTGGTGAAGCAGGCACGCACGCAGGCGGCATGCTGGAGCGGGTGCGTAAGGTGATGGCCTCACTGACCGGTCATGACATGAACACGGTGCATATTCAGGATCTATTGGCGGTCGATACGTTTATTCCGCGCAAGGTGCAGGGCGGCATCGCTGGAGAGTGTTCAATGGAGAACGCCGTGGGCATTGCGGCAATGGTGAAATCCGATCGCTTACAGATGCAGGCCATCGCCAGTGAGCTGAGCGCCCGGTTAAACACGCCGGTTGAAGTTGGCGGCGTGGAGGCCAACATGGCCGTAGCGGGGGCGCTAACAACGCCCGGATGCGCCGCACCGCTGGCGATCCTCGATTTAGGCGCAGGATCTACCGATGCCGCCATTATCAATAGCGACGGCGTAGTGAGAGCGGTGCATCTGGCCGGTGCAGGAAATATGGTTAGCCTGTTAATTCAAACTGAGCTGGGCCTAAACGATGCGTTTCTGGCGGAGGAGATTAAAAAATACCCGCTGGCAAAAGTGGAAAGCCTGTTCAGTATTCGCCATGAGAACGGCGCGGTAGAGTTTTTCCGCGAACCGCTCAGCCCGACAGTCTTCGCCAAAGTGGTGTATCTGAAAGAGGGGGAGCTGATCCCGGTAGATAACCTCACCTCGCTGGAAAAAATTCGTCTGGTGCGCCGACAGGCCAAAGAGAAGGTTTTTGTGACCAACTGCCTGCGCGCATTGCTTCAGGTTTCACCCAGTGGCTCCATTCGCGATATTGCTTTTGTAGTGCTGGTGGGCGGCTCCTCGCTGGATTTCGAAATCCCGCAGATGATCACCGATGCGCTGGCGCACTACGGCGTTGTCGCCGGACAGGGCAACATCCGTGGTAGCGAAGGGCCGCGTAATGCGGTGGCAACCGGGCTGGTTTTGGCCGGAATCGCGAATTAA
- a CDS encoding heme-binding protein encodes MNKSQQIATITLAAAKKMAQAVEAKAFDINVPVVFSVVDRGGNTLLMHRMDDAFVTSCDISLNKAYTACCLRQGTHEITDAVQPGASLYGLQLTNQQRIVIFGGGLPVMLNGELIGAIGVSGGTVEQDRLLAETALSCFSEL; translated from the coding sequence GTGAATAAAAGCCAACAAATCGCCACCATTACGCTGGCGGCTGCAAAGAAAATGGCGCAGGCCGTCGAGGCTAAAGCTTTTGATATCAACGTTCCGGTGGTCTTTTCTGTGGTGGATCGCGGCGGAAACACGCTGCTGATGCACCGTATGGACGACGCGTTTGTCACCAGTTGTGATATCTCTCTTAATAAAGCGTATACCGCCTGCTGCCTGCGCCAGGGCACCCATGAAATTACTGATGCGGTACAACCTGGCGCTTCGCTATATGGTTTGCAGCTTACCAACCAACAGCGCATCGTTATTTTCGGTGGCGGTTTACCCGTCATGTTAAATGGGGAATTAATTGGAGCCATTGGCGTTAGCGGCGGCACCGTCGAACAAGACAGATTATTAGCAGAAACCGCGCTAAGTTGTTTCTCTGAATTATAA
- a CDS encoding TolC family outer membrane protein: MIVCGTAKAYNGTPNTARVASVTLKESILFAFDRDPSISQQAAQMGIGQAQIDEARSGWMPQISLNGNTGHSQTTDSSGSLKNSAAWGLSLTQLVYDFGKTNSAISQSEAQRDSYRYQLMATLTGVAEKTALSYVEVRRYTELTQAAKENITALKNVQHMARLRAEAGLSSTSDELQTQARVAGMQATFEQYNAALSSARARLAVLSGIDAEQLQPVPEALVVREDSLDNIDYSLIPSVLAARTMETSAQYAVEKAKSQHWPTLSLKGGRTRYESDNRSYWDDQIQLNIDAPIYQGGSVSARVHQAEGARTMAMSQVDQARFDVLQKASVAMADWSGAHGRMNAGNIQLQSALRAREVYKNEYTLSKRSINDLLSVEQDVWQATLSKIMAEYDSWSAAINYATALDNLLPAIGVEKNAAAKLPDLS; this comes from the coding sequence ATGATCGTATGTGGTACTGCGAAAGCCTATAACGGTACACCGAACACAGCCCGAGTTGCGTCTGTGACACTGAAGGAAAGTATTCTTTTTGCTTTTGACCGTGACCCATCAATAAGTCAGCAGGCCGCGCAAATGGGAATCGGCCAGGCGCAAATAGACGAAGCACGCAGTGGTTGGATGCCGCAAATATCACTTAATGGCAATACAGGGCATAGCCAGACGACAGACTCAAGCGGCTCACTAAAAAACTCAGCAGCATGGGGGCTAAGTCTGACGCAGCTTGTCTATGATTTTGGCAAAACGAATAGCGCAATCAGTCAGTCTGAAGCACAACGAGATAGTTACCGGTACCAGCTTATGGCTACATTGACTGGTGTCGCTGAGAAAACGGCTCTAAGCTACGTTGAAGTCAGACGCTATACCGAACTGACACAAGCAGCGAAAGAAAATATTACTGCGCTTAAAAATGTTCAGCATATGGCGCGATTGCGCGCAGAGGCTGGTTTGAGTTCTACGTCCGATGAGCTTCAGACGCAAGCGCGTGTCGCGGGAATGCAGGCAACGTTTGAACAATACAATGCAGCGCTGAGTAGCGCGCGGGCAAGACTGGCTGTTTTAAGCGGTATTGATGCAGAGCAGTTGCAACCCGTGCCTGAGGCATTAGTCGTTCGAGAGGATTCTCTTGATAATATTGATTATTCATTAATTCCATCTGTGCTCGCCGCAAGGACAATGGAAACGTCTGCTCAGTATGCCGTTGAAAAAGCAAAATCACAGCACTGGCCGACTCTAAGCCTTAAAGGTGGACGTACGCGTTATGAATCGGATAACCGAAGCTATTGGGACGATCAGATTCAGCTAAATATTGATGCCCCTATTTACCAGGGCGGTTCGGTTTCAGCGCGAGTTCACCAGGCTGAAGGCGCAAGAACAATGGCGATGTCGCAAGTCGATCAGGCTCGATTTGATGTACTACAAAAAGCGTCAGTTGCTATGGCGGACTGGTCTGGAGCACACGGTAGAATGAATGCCGGGAATATACAATTGCAGAGCGCTCTGCGTGCTCGCGAGGTTTATAAAAATGAATATACCCTTAGCAAAAGAAGTATTAATGACTTACTAAGCGTTGAACAAGACGTCTGGCAAGCAACGCTATCAAAAATAATGGCTGAATATGATAGCTGGAGTGCCGCAATTAATTATGCCACTGCCCTGGATAATTTATTGCCTGCTATAGGTGTTGAAAAAAATGCTGCGGCGAAATTACCTGATCTAAGTTAG